The following is a genomic window from Saprospiraceae bacterium.
GGCTTGGTTTTCACCTTCATCAAAGTGATTGAATACAGTGAAAAAATCTCACATGGTTTGACAATTTCATACAACACTTTTTATACATTTTACTGGTTGATTACTGCATTTCATTTGCTTCATGTATTGGCTGGTGTTGCCATTCTTATGTATTTCTATTATAAAGATACTGATCAAAACAGAAAGGAATATTCTGAAAATTTAGAGGCCGGAGCGGTTTTCTGGCATATGTGTGACTTAATTTGGGTATTGGTATTTGCTGTTATTTATTTATACTGGAGATGAAGCTGACAAATTTTGTAATTTTGATTATATTGATATTATTGACATTCTTGTCGGTATTTTCTGTTCAGTTTGATCAGGTGCCTGGACTATTGCTTGTTACAGCAGGTCTAAAGTTTATTATGATCTCATTCTATTTTATGGAGATAAAGGATGCAAATATTGGCTGGAAAACGATTATTTTTGGATATATTTT
Proteins encoded in this region:
- a CDS encoding cytochrome C oxidase subunit IV family protein, coding for MKLTNFVILIILILLTFLSVFSVQFDQVPGLLLVTAGLKFIMISFYFMEIKDANIGWKTIIFGYILLFSLVFLLI